The DNA sequence CCAAACCGCCATCACCCTCGGGATCGGATTCGTATCGGGGGTGCTCTCGGGCGCGTTTGGCATCGGGGGCGGCATAGTCACCACACCGGCGATTCGTCTGATCTTGGGCGCGCCGGCGCTGATTGCTGTGGGCACTCCGCTCCCTGTCATCCTTCCAAGCGCGCTGACGGGTGCCTACAACTACTACCGCCGAGGAATCATCGACGTTCGCACGGCAGTCGCGTGCGGACTGGCTGGTTCGCTGGTGGCGGTGGCTAGCGCCTATGCCACTCGTTTTGTCGGGGGCGAGGTCGTCCTTATCGCGACGGCGATGCTCATCCTCTATGTCGCTGCCGATGTGATCGTCTCTCTTGTGCGTCCACCTCGCCTCGGGCTTGAGGGTGGCGAGGAGGCCGAGGCATTCGCAGCCGTGAGTTCGCCGCCGGAGGGAGCGCCGCAGGCGCCCCAATCCCGTCCGGCGTGGGGCTCGCTGCTGGCCGTCGGTGCGTTGACGGGCTTCTACTCCGGCTTCCTCGGCCTTGGCGGTGGTTTCGTGCTGGTGCCGCTGCTCACCCGGTGGCTCCATTTCGACATCAAGCGTGCGATAGGGACTTCGCTGCTTGCGATCTCGATTCTCGCGATTCCCGGCACGATCACTCACGCGCTGCTGGGTCACATCGATTGGGCGATCGCGCTTTCGCTTGCGCTCGGTGTGGTTCCCGGGGCGTGGCTGGGCGCGCGGATCACCTTGGGCGCGAGCGATCGCAGCGTCAAGATCGCTTTTGCCGCCCTACTGGTGCTGGTCGGCGTGTGGCTGGGCGCGAGCGAGCTCGCCGGGTTCCTGCGATGAGCGCGAATCCCCGGGCTGCGACCGCCGAGGAGTGCGCGCGCCTCTGGCCGGTCGTGGACGCGGCCCAGCTGATGGGCTCCATCGGCGAGCTGCACGCGTATCAGGCCGAGGCTCCCTGGCGGGTGCGAGTGACTTCGCGCGGAGAGGCGGCCATTCTCGGCAGGTGGCGGGAGCACAGTAACGTCCTCGCGATCCGCTCCGCGTGGTGCTCCGATCGCCATGTGCCGGCCTTTGTCGCCGACGCCCGTGAGGTCGCGCGTTCGCGCGGCTTCGACCGCGCGCTATCGCCGCTGTTGCCGGAGCCGTTTCTGGACGGGTACGTGCGGGCCGGGATGCAGGTCGCCAACCGTCTCGTCGCGATCCAAGGCTCACCGCGTGTGATCTGCCCTGCTGGTCTCCCCTCGGGAGTCCGGCTGCGTCACGGAACCTTCTCGGATCTCGCGGCTCTGGCGCAGATCGACGCAGACTGCTTCGACGAGTTCTGGCGCTACTCCGAGGACGACCTTGTCGTGTTGACCCGCCGCGAGCGTCTTATGGTCGCCGAGACCGCCGAAGGCGAACTCATCGGCTATACTCTGGCCACTGCCATGCGGGGTTCGGTATCGCTCGGCAGGCTGTGCACGGCGCCAAGCGCCAGACGCCGCGGACTCGGCCGGGCACTCCTTGCCGAAACCGCCGCGTGGGCCGCGCATCTCGGCGCGGCGACGCTCACGCTGTGTACGCAGGAAGAAAACGTGGCATCGCGGTCGCTCTATGTCGGCGCAGGGCTCGGCGAGCTCGACGAGCGCTATGCACTGGCAGTCTGTGACGCGTGACTCAAAGAGGAGAGCAGTTGAACGACAACCGCAGCTCGCTTGTCGACATCCTTGTGGTCGCCGCCATCGTTGTGTTCTCGGCTATCACGTACGTGGGAATCGTCACGGTGGACGTCGCGCGGTGGGTTCCCATCCTGGGGCTTACGGGCATCGTCGTCTCGGCTGTGGTGCTGGTCGTCTCGAGATTCGCCTCGCGCCCCGATCACGTTCGGGCACTGCAGTCGCACAAGATGATGCGGGTTGCCAACGAAGCGCTGTCGTACATGCGCCGCGGGCTGACTCCGGAAAGCGCACAGGCCGTGTGCGGAATCGTGCTCGCCGAGACAAGCGCCGCCGCCGTGGCCATCACCAACATGGCGGACGTGCTCGGGTTCGCGGGGATCGGGGAGGATCACCATTCGGTTGGCGGGCCGATCATCACCCGCGGCACGCGCGAGTCGCTCGAGACCGGTGAGATCCGCATCCTCGCGACCAAGGAGGAGATCGGCTGTCCGAGAGAGGACTGTCATCTCAACGCGGCGATCGTGGTTCCGCTCATGATGCGCGGTATGCCGGTCGGCACCCTCAAGTTCTACTACACGACGCCCAGCCTGCTCAACGAGACGCAGATCGCCATGGCCGAGGGTCTCGCGGATACGCTTTCGACCCAGCTTGAGCTTTCTGAACTTGAGCGTCAGACAGAGCTTGCGACCCGCATGGAGCTCAAAGCGCTGCAGGCGCAAATCAACCCGCACTTCCTCTTCAACACGATCAACACGATCGCGTCTCTGATTCGCACGGACCCAACTCGAGCCAGGGTGCTGCTGAGGGAGTTCGCGGCCTTCTACCGGCGGACTCTTGAGTCTGGCGAAGAACTGATTCCGCTGGAGACCGAGCTGGAGCAGACGCTTCGCTACCTCACCTTCGAGCAGGCGCGTTTTGGCGAGCGGATCGAAGTCGAGCAGGCGATTGCGCCCGAGCACCGCCAGCTTCTCGTCCCGGCCTTCATTGTGCAGCCCGTCGTTGAGAACTCGGTCGCGCATGGGATGCGGCCGACTGGAGTGCTCACCATCCGCATGTCATCACGTGCGTGTGAGGACGGCAGCGTGTATATCGATATCGCCGACAATGGCGTGGGGATCTCGGCGGCTAGTCTGCCCCATGTGCTTGAGTCCGGGTACGGGCGGGGACTCGGGATTGCGCTCAAGAATGTTGACGATAGACTTAAGGGGCACTTCGGTCCCGGCTCCGGAGTCACGATCGAAAGCACTGAGGGTGCAGGCGCCACTGTTTCACTCGTGCTCGCTCATGTCGGCGATGGAGGCAGCAATGCTTAAAGCACTGGTCATAGACGACGAGGCCCCGGCCCGCTCCGAGCTTCGTTTCCTCCTGAGCGAAGCAGGCGGAGTGGAGGTTGTGGGCGAGGCAGGCAACGCGGTCGAGGCGCTCCAGCTCATCAAGGCGATCCCCTACGACGTACTCTTCCTCGATATCCAGATGCCCGGTTTGACTGGCGTGCAACTGGCGGCCGCGCTTTCAGGACTCTCAAAACCGCCCGCGGTGGTGTTTGTCACCGCCCATAGTGAGCACGCCGTGAAGGCATTCGAGGTCAACGCGACCGACTACCTCATGAAACCGGTCGAGCTCAGCCGCCTGAAGCAGGCGATCGCACGTCTAGCTCCGGCACTCGAACCCGCGTCAGCCAAGGTCGAGCGGATTCCTGTGGAGAAAGCGGGCAGGAAGCTGCTGATCAGCGTCGACGAGATCCTCTACGTCATGGCGAAGGACGACTACAGCTACCTTCACACGACGAGCGACAGGTTCCTTTCGACGTTGTCGCTGGCACAGCTCGAGGCCAAGCTCGACTCGGCGGGATTCTTCCGGATCCATCGCCGCTATCTTGTGAATCTCGCCCGCGTCAAAGAGGTTGCCCCGCTCTACGGGGGTACGCTCGTGCTTACACTGGCCGATGAAGCGCGCACGCAGATTCCGGTGTCGCGCCGCCGAGTGCCCTCGCTGAAGAAAGCGCTGGGACTTTAGGGCCGAGTTCTACGGCCGACTAGAAATGCCCGCTTACGACCGAGGTGACCCATGACCGCTGAACGACCGGCACCGTTGCTGCAAATAGAGAACCTGCA is a window from the Coriobacteriia bacterium genome containing:
- a CDS encoding sulfite exporter TauE/SafE family protein; the encoded protein is MRQTAITLGIGFVSGVLSGAFGIGGGIVTTPAIRLILGAPALIAVGTPLPVILPSALTGAYNYYRRGIIDVRTAVACGLAGSLVAVASAYATRFVGGEVVLIATAMLILYVAADVIVSLVRPPRLGLEGGEEAEAFAAVSSPPEGAPQAPQSRPAWGSLLAVGALTGFYSGFLGLGGGFVLVPLLTRWLHFDIKRAIGTSLLAISILAIPGTITHALLGHIDWAIALSLALGVVPGAWLGARITLGASDRSVKIAFAALLVLVGVWLGASELAGFLR
- a CDS encoding histidine kinase, producing the protein MNDNRSSLVDILVVAAIVVFSAITYVGIVTVDVARWVPILGLTGIVVSAVVLVVSRFASRPDHVRALQSHKMMRVANEALSYMRRGLTPESAQAVCGIVLAETSAAAVAITNMADVLGFAGIGEDHHSVGGPIITRGTRESLETGEIRILATKEEIGCPREDCHLNAAIVVPLMMRGMPVGTLKFYYTTPSLLNETQIAMAEGLADTLSTQLELSELERQTELATRMELKALQAQINPHFLFNTINTIASLIRTDPTRARVLLREFAAFYRRTLESGEELIPLETELEQTLRYLTFEQARFGERIEVEQAIAPEHRQLLVPAFIVQPVVENSVAHGMRPTGVLTIRMSSRACEDGSVYIDIADNGVGISAASLPHVLESGYGRGLGIALKNVDDRLKGHFGPGSGVTIESTEGAGATVSLVLAHVGDGGSNA
- a CDS encoding response regulator; this encodes MLKALVIDDEAPARSELRFLLSEAGGVEVVGEAGNAVEALQLIKAIPYDVLFLDIQMPGLTGVQLAAALSGLSKPPAVVFVTAHSEHAVKAFEVNATDYLMKPVELSRLKQAIARLAPALEPASAKVERIPVEKAGRKLLISVDEILYVMAKDDYSYLHTTSDRFLSTLSLAQLEAKLDSAGFFRIHRRYLVNLARVKEVAPLYGGTLVLTLADEARTQIPVSRRRVPSLKKALGL
- a CDS encoding GNAT family N-acetyltransferase, which gives rise to MSANPRAATAEECARLWPVVDAAQLMGSIGELHAYQAEAPWRVRVTSRGEAAILGRWREHSNVLAIRSAWCSDRHVPAFVADAREVARSRGFDRALSPLLPEPFLDGYVRAGMQVANRLVAIQGSPRVICPAGLPSGVRLRHGTFSDLAALAQIDADCFDEFWRYSEDDLVVLTRRERLMVAETAEGELIGYTLATAMRGSVSLGRLCTAPSARRRGLGRALLAETAAWAAHLGAATLTLCTQEENVASRSLYVGAGLGELDERYALAVCDA